The following coding sequences lie in one Halomonas sp. 'Soap Lake #6' genomic window:
- a CDS encoding ABC transporter permease, producing MWAFVFKRTLIALSVALTISVLCFSLLQLSGDLALSIGGPEATAEQVEQIRTDYGLDRPVIQQFTTWLWGAVQLDFGRSYYYQSDVMDLVVERLPVTMTLGIMSLAIALGVSIPLGVVAALKRGSWIDRVAMTIAVTGQAMPNFWFGLTLIIVFAVKLQWFPAAGSDSWQGFVLPAIALGYYATPAMMRLTRSGMLEVLEADYIRTARAKGLRTGTVIFKHALRNAVIPVVALAAVELGFMLGGSVVIETVFSLRGLGQLAWNAISRNDYPVVQAIVLIIALFYIVLTLLADILNAILDPRLRAR from the coding sequence ATGTGGGCATTTGTTTTCAAGCGCACGCTAATAGCGCTTAGCGTCGCGCTGACTATTTCGGTGCTCTGCTTTAGTTTGCTGCAGCTCTCGGGTGACTTGGCACTTTCCATTGGTGGCCCAGAGGCCACCGCTGAACAGGTTGAGCAGATCAGGACGGATTACGGCCTGGATCGCCCGGTGATTCAGCAATTTACCACTTGGCTATGGGGAGCGGTGCAGCTCGACTTTGGGCGCTCTTACTACTACCAGAGCGATGTTATGGATCTGGTCGTTGAGCGCCTTCCGGTGACCATGACGCTGGGGATTATGTCGCTGGCAATCGCGCTGGGCGTCTCTATCCCGCTAGGTGTCGTGGCCGCCCTTAAACGGGGCAGCTGGATAGACCGTGTGGCGATGACTATTGCGGTGACTGGCCAGGCCATGCCCAACTTCTGGTTTGGTTTAACGCTGATTATTGTGTTTGCCGTCAAGCTGCAGTGGTTTCCCGCGGCAGGCAGCGATAGCTGGCAAGGCTTTGTGCTACCCGCCATTGCACTGGGCTACTACGCCACCCCCGCCATGATGCGCCTTACCCGCAGCGGCATGCTGGAAGTGCTAGAGGCGGATTACATCCGCACCGCCCGAGCCAAAGGGCTGCGTACCGGCACGGTTATCTTCAAACACGCCCTACGCAATGCGGTCATTCCAGTAGTAGCGCTGGCCGCGGTGGAGCTGGGATTTATGCTCGGCGGTTCAGTGGTTATCGAAACCGTTTTTTCGCTACGCGGGCTGGGTCAACTGGCCTGGAACGCCATTTCCCGCAATGACTACCCGGTAGTCCAGGCCATCGTCCTGATCATTGCGCTGTTCTATATCGTGCTGACGCTGCTGGCCGACATTCTCAACGCAATCCTCGACCCACGCCTGCGCGCGCGTTAA
- a CDS encoding ABC transporter permease, whose product MAPILSPQVAAEQHLVATWQSRLFRNMLNNRSFAIGLLIITSLGIVALLAPWLAPHDPYLQNTANRMVPPFWHETGSWTHPLGTDRLGRDYLSRLIYGTRISLFIGIVVALISGLIGTTLGVLAGYFGGRVDAVVSYLLTTRLAMPVVLVALAMASLIGGSMLTVTLLLGLLLWDRFAVVARSATLQLRDAEYVQAARALGCPLHYILLREVLPNIAGALIVVATLEVANAILLEATLSFLGMGVQPPLPSWGLMIAEGKAYMFFQPWVITIPGSALFMLVLAINLLGDGLRDMTVQGGRNE is encoded by the coding sequence ATGGCACCTATCCTTTCCCCACAAGTAGCCGCAGAGCAACACTTGGTTGCTACTTGGCAGTCGCGCCTATTTCGCAACATGCTTAATAACCGCAGTTTTGCGATTGGGTTATTGATCATTACATCACTAGGAATTGTGGCGCTGCTGGCGCCTTGGTTAGCTCCCCATGATCCCTATCTACAGAATACCGCGAACCGTATGGTGCCACCCTTTTGGCACGAAACCGGTAGCTGGACACACCCATTAGGCACCGACCGCCTTGGCCGCGACTATCTTAGTCGACTGATTTATGGCACCCGTATTTCACTCTTTATCGGCATAGTGGTCGCGCTTATTTCAGGGCTGATTGGTACCACCTTGGGCGTCTTGGCGGGCTACTTTGGTGGTCGCGTTGATGCGGTAGTGAGTTACCTGCTCACTACTCGTTTGGCCATGCCGGTGGTGTTAGTGGCGCTTGCCATGGCCTCGTTGATTGGTGGTTCGATGCTCACCGTTACCCTGCTGCTGGGGCTGCTACTCTGGGACCGCTTCGCCGTGGTTGCCCGCTCAGCCACCCTGCAATTACGTGACGCTGAGTATGTCCAAGCCGCCCGCGCACTGGGCTGCCCACTGCACTACATTCTGCTGCGCGAAGTGCTCCCTAACATTGCAGGTGCATTGATCGTTGTCGCCACACTTGAGGTCGCCAACGCCATTTTGCTCGAAGCGACGTTATCGTTTTTGGGTATGGGCGTGCAGCCACCATTGCCCTCCTGGGGGCTAATGATCGCCGAAGGCAAAGCCTATATGTTCTTTCAGCCTTGGGTGATTACGATTCCCGGCAGCGCGCTATTTATGCTGGTGCTGGCAATTAACTTACTTGGCGACGGCCTACGCGACATGACTGTCCAGGGAGGCCGCAATGAGTAA
- a CDS encoding ABC transporter ATP-binding protein, whose product MSNLPLSERSTAPASPLLSVKQLRVDLPVAKGTLHAVRGIDFHVERGEMLCLVGESGCGKSMTSLALMGLLPRKAQIHADCLNFDGIDLLTMTEHERSNLRGARMAMIFQEPMTALNPAYTLGNQLCEALRRHQRVSRKAAHDRAVYLLERVGISAATERMRQYPHQLSGGLRQRVMIAMALMCEPDLIIADEPTTALDVTIQAQILHLLRDLQQEFGTAVIFITHDLGVVARIADRVAVMYAGEVIETASAQALFKTPSHPYTQGLLRCIPSPGKTPPGSRLQAIPGVVPSLVGKLQGCAFCNRCDQADEICQTTPPLHPIASGHSARCHFAHPLASSAHVNTPEVVS is encoded by the coding sequence ATGAGTAATCTACCTTTATCTGAGCGTTCAACAGCGCCAGCCTCACCGCTACTCAGCGTCAAACAGCTACGTGTTGATTTACCGGTAGCCAAAGGCACGCTTCATGCCGTTCGGGGCATCGATTTTCACGTTGAACGGGGTGAAATGCTCTGTCTGGTGGGCGAATCTGGGTGTGGCAAATCCATGACGTCATTGGCATTGATGGGCTTACTACCGCGCAAAGCGCAAATACACGCCGACTGCCTTAACTTTGACGGCATTGATCTACTCACTATGACAGAGCACGAGCGTAGCAACCTGCGTGGTGCTCGCATGGCAATGATTTTTCAAGAACCCATGACCGCGCTTAATCCTGCCTACACCCTGGGCAATCAGCTCTGCGAAGCCTTGCGCCGCCACCAGCGGGTATCGCGAAAGGCGGCCCACGACCGCGCGGTTTATTTATTGGAGCGGGTGGGCATCAGCGCTGCCACCGAACGCATGCGCCAGTATCCTCACCAGCTCTCTGGTGGGCTGCGCCAGCGGGTAATGATCGCCATGGCGCTAATGTGCGAACCCGATTTGATCATTGCCGATGAACCCACCACGGCGCTAGACGTTACGATTCAGGCGCAAATTCTGCACCTGTTGCGTGATCTCCAACAGGAGTTTGGTACCGCGGTTATCTTCATCACCCACGACCTTGGCGTTGTGGCGCGCATTGCCGACCGGGTCGCCGTAATGTATGCCGGCGAAGTAATTGAAACCGCATCCGCACAAGCACTCTTTAAGACCCCCAGCCATCCCTACACTCAAGGGTTGTTGAGATGCATACCATCACCGGGAAAAACACCGCCGGGCAGCCGCTTACAGGCCATTCCAGGTGTGGTGCCAAGTTTGGTAGGTAAGCTCCAGGGCTGCGCCTTCTGTAATCGCTGCGACCAAGCAGATGAAATCTGCCAAACCACTCCCCCGTTACACCCCATCGCCAGCGGGCACTCTGCACGCTGCCATTTTGCTCATCCGCTAGCGAGCTCTGCACACGTAAACACGCCGGAGGTAGTGTCATGA
- a CDS encoding ABC transporter ATP-binding protein produces the protein MSHPSPVANSSDSLALELCALSKSFTLGGGMLHKSRTLQAVKDVSLRVPHGQVMGLVGESGCGKSTLAKMLLGLTPPSSGDVLINGKAIVNANQKALARHIQPIFQDPYSSLNPRQRIAQIVGLPLRIHAIGTPKEQAVKVDEMLDMVGLPKRAAQQYPGQMSGGQRQRVAIARALIMRPDLVICDEPTSALDVSVQAQILNLLLDLKDEFGLTYLFISHDLAVVEHLADRLAVMYLGRIVEEGTREQIFTAPRHPYTQALLASALTPEPDLGVPDIGLGAGQPDPSRPPSGCAFHPRCPMAQPECAQQAPALSVNDQRNQGSVACHFA, from the coding sequence ATGAGTCACCCTTCCCCTGTGGCCAATAGTAGCGATTCTCTTGCTCTTGAACTGTGCGCGCTATCAAAGAGCTTCACGCTAGGCGGCGGAATGCTGCATAAAAGCCGTACCTTACAGGCGGTAAAGGATGTATCGCTGCGCGTTCCCCACGGTCAGGTGATGGGGCTGGTGGGCGAGTCAGGCTGCGGTAAAAGTACCTTAGCTAAAATGTTGCTGGGGCTGACACCCCCTAGCTCGGGCGATGTGCTGATTAATGGTAAGGCTATTGTTAACGCTAACCAAAAGGCGTTAGCCCGCCATATTCAGCCGATTTTCCAAGACCCTTACTCCTCGCTTAACCCCCGTCAGCGAATTGCCCAGATCGTTGGTTTGCCGCTGCGCATCCATGCCATTGGCACACCCAAGGAGCAGGCCGTAAAGGTCGATGAGATGCTCGATATGGTCGGGCTGCCCAAACGTGCTGCCCAGCAATACCCTGGGCAGATGTCCGGCGGTCAACGCCAACGGGTAGCGATTGCCCGGGCGCTGATTATGCGCCCTGACCTGGTGATTTGTGACGAACCGACCTCCGCATTGGATGTGTCGGTTCAGGCCCAGATACTCAATCTACTGCTCGACCTGAAAGATGAGTTTGGCCTTACCTATCTGTTTATTAGCCACGATCTCGCCGTGGTTGAACACCTAGCAGACCGGCTAGCGGTAATGTATCTGGGCCGCATTGTGGAAGAAGGCACCCGCGAGCAAATTTTTACAGCGCCTCGTCACCCTTACACCCAAGCGCTGCTCGCTTCCGCGCTAACCCCAGAACCTGATTTAGGTGTGCCCGATATCGGATTAGGGGCAGGCCAACCTGATCCGAGCCGACCGCCCTCTGGCTGCGCCTTCCACCCTCGCTGCCCGATGGCTCAGCCAGAGTGTGCCCAGCAAGCCCCCGCACTGAGTGTTAATGATCAGCGAAACCAGGGCAGTGTCGCCTGCCACTTTGCCTAA